A DNA window from Streptomyces canus contains the following coding sequences:
- a CDS encoding ABC transporter ATP-binding protein, producing the protein MIDARQLTKRYGDKTAVDGLDFVVKPGTVTGFLGPNGAGKSTTMRMIVGLDAPTSGSVTVNGSHYARHQAPLQEVGALLEAKSIHPGRSAYNHLRALALTHGIPGRRVDEVIDLAGLGSVAKKRAGAFSLGMGQRLGIAAALLGDPQTVMLDEPVNGLDPEGVLWIRNLLKGLADEGRTVFVSSHLMGEMALVADHLIVVGRGRLLADTTVADLIREAGGDTVKVVTQDPARLRDVLAGPGVDVTGRIGSEELQVTGLTAREIGLKAAEHGIALFELSARTVSLEEAFMDLTRDAVEYHGSTTGIETLEAAGRPA; encoded by the coding sequence ATGATCGACGCACGGCAGCTGACCAAGCGGTACGGCGACAAGACGGCCGTCGACGGGCTGGACTTCGTGGTGAAGCCGGGCACGGTGACCGGTTTCCTGGGGCCCAACGGCGCGGGCAAGTCCACGACCATGCGCATGATCGTCGGCCTCGACGCCCCGACGAGCGGTTCCGTCACCGTGAACGGCAGCCACTACGCCCGCCACCAGGCACCGCTCCAGGAGGTCGGCGCGCTCCTGGAGGCGAAGTCGATCCACCCGGGCCGCTCGGCGTACAACCACCTCAGGGCCCTCGCGCTGACCCACGGAATTCCGGGCCGCCGGGTCGACGAGGTCATCGACCTCGCCGGACTGGGCAGCGTGGCGAAGAAGCGGGCCGGTGCCTTCTCCCTCGGGATGGGCCAGCGGCTGGGCATCGCCGCGGCGCTGCTGGGCGATCCGCAGACGGTGATGCTGGACGAGCCGGTCAACGGGCTGGACCCGGAGGGCGTGCTCTGGATCCGCAACCTGCTCAAGGGACTCGCCGACGAAGGGCGGACGGTGTTCGTGTCCTCCCACCTGATGGGCGAGATGGCCCTGGTGGCGGACCACCTGATCGTCGTGGGGCGCGGCCGGCTGCTGGCCGACACCACCGTCGCGGACCTGATCCGCGAGGCGGGCGGGGACACCGTGAAGGTGGTGACGCAGGACCCGGCGCGGCTGCGGGACGTGCTGGCCGGGCCGGGCGTCGACGTCACCGGCCGGATCGGCTCCGAGGAGCTCCAGGTGACCGGGCTGACCGCCCGCGAGATCGGGTTGAAAGCGGCCGAGCACGGAATCGCCTTGTTCGAGCTGAGCGCGCGGACCGTGTCGCTGGAGGAGGCGTTCATGGATCTGACCAGGGATGCCGTGGAGTACCACGGCTCCACGACC
- a CDS encoding M48 family metalloprotease translates to MTALLLIPLLLPFVMPPLARRTLDRLAPGTALWALTAAALVLAGACVAVLGTLVLTGLLKLPAFAELGELVHPLRTPTGYLVLPAAAIATGLLTIGAWTLARSALRQTRAFRTARTEADRRPAAGDLCVVDSPEPDAYALPGRPHRIVVTTAMLRSLGPDEREALFAHERAHNQGGHHYFLAAAELAAHCHPALRPARATIRLAVERAADEAAAAAMGDRRILARAIARAALAGQAARSTRPDFAPAATAGPVPQRVAALLTAPAGHSRRSVGWVALLLAACTALSATAATTGAIAFHHDVEVAQGEEPR, encoded by the coding sequence GTGATGCCGCCGCTCGCCCGGCGAACCCTCGACCGGCTGGCTCCCGGCACCGCTCTGTGGGCGCTCACCGCAGCTGCCCTGGTGCTGGCGGGCGCCTGCGTGGCCGTCCTGGGCACCCTCGTCCTGACCGGACTGCTCAAGCTGCCGGCGTTCGCGGAGCTCGGTGAACTCGTCCACCCCCTGCGCACGCCGACGGGCTACCTGGTCCTGCCCGCGGCCGCGATCGCCACCGGCCTGCTCACCATCGGCGCCTGGACCCTCGCACGTTCGGCCCTGCGCCAGACGCGCGCCTTCCGCACCGCCCGCACCGAGGCCGACCGACGGCCCGCCGCGGGCGATCTGTGCGTGGTCGACTCGCCCGAGCCGGACGCGTACGCCCTGCCCGGCCGTCCGCACCGCATCGTCGTCACCACCGCCATGCTGCGCAGCCTCGGCCCGGACGAGCGCGAGGCCCTCTTCGCCCACGAGCGCGCCCACAACCAGGGCGGCCACCATTACTTCCTGGCCGCCGCCGAACTCGCCGCCCACTGCCACCCCGCACTGCGCCCCGCCCGCGCCACCATCCGGCTGGCCGTGGAACGCGCCGCCGACGAAGCAGCGGCCGCCGCCATGGGTGACCGCCGCATCCTGGCCCGCGCCATCGCCCGCGCCGCCCTCGCCGGCCAGGCCGCGCGCTCCACCCGCCCGGACTTCGCTCCCGCAGCGACCGCCGGCCCGGTACCCCAGCGCGTAGCGGCCCTTCTCACCGCTCCAGCGGGCCACTCTCGGCGATCGGTGGGCTGGGTCGCCCTCCTCCTCGCCGCCTGCACCGCCCTGTCCGCGACCGCCGCGACGACCGGCGCCATCGCCTTCCACCACGACGTCGAGGTCGCCCAGGGCGAAGAGCCCCGCTGA